A part of Flavobacteriaceae bacterium GSB9 genomic DNA contains:
- a CDS encoding glycoside hydrolase family 97 protein, producing MKKYLIALAAIIFFSCAHQEQQSLYSLASPNTKNKIVFKLEDGVPTYQIMHNEISVLNTSRLGFVFKENDSLCNNFKVLSAEETSFDETWEQVWGEKHHIRNHYNQLAITLQEKTESKRKIEVQFRAFDDGVAFRYNYPNQGKNDVVIMDELTSFNIANDGDTWWIPAYKTNRYEHLYTKSRLSAIDTVHTPLTIKSDNGLYLSFHEANLKEYASYTVAHKSGTDFDLDLMPWSNGDKVKTDGSFTTPWRTIQIAEKPGDLIESYLVLNLNDPNKIEDTSWIETYKYLGIWWGMHISKYTFWEGPEHGASTKISKEYIDACKKLGVHHLLIEGWNKGWTPAWYENKMHEFSFTEATDDFDLKEVTDYAKENGVKIIGYHETGSNIINYRKQIDAGMKLYQNMGINDIKIGQVGDMLNMTEWHGSQFGVQYYREVLEKAAKYKLTVNFHEPIKDTGERRTYPNMMAREGARGQEYNAWSEGNPPNHTTTLPFTRMLSGPMDFTPGVIDVLETKGFNNRRVHTTAAKQLALYVTLFSPIQMLADLPENYIGKPEFQFLADVPTNWEETKVLNAEIGEYITTVRKDLKSDDWYLGSMTNEVARDLEIDLSFLGEGTFEAQIYADAEGTDLNNNPSKVAISKKEVTASDKMTLNLPSGGGTAIRFAKK from the coding sequence ATGAAGAAGTATTTAATCGCTCTTGCGGCTATTATATTTTTTTCCTGTGCTCATCAGGAACAGCAATCGTTGTATAGTTTGGCATCGCCAAACACCAAAAATAAAATTGTTTTTAAATTGGAAGACGGTGTTCCCACTTATCAAATTATGCATAATGAAATAAGTGTTTTAAATACCTCCAGACTTGGATTTGTTTTTAAAGAAAACGATTCGTTGTGTAATAATTTTAAGGTTTTAAGTGCTGAAGAAACATCTTTTGATGAAACTTGGGAGCAAGTTTGGGGCGAAAAACACCACATCCGGAATCATTATAACCAACTAGCAATAACACTTCAGGAAAAAACTGAATCTAAAAGAAAAATTGAAGTACAGTTTAGAGCTTTTGATGATGGCGTTGCATTTAGATACAATTATCCAAATCAGGGTAAAAATGATGTAGTGATAATGGATGAGCTAACCTCGTTCAACATCGCAAACGATGGCGATACGTGGTGGATTCCCGCATACAAAACCAACCGCTACGAGCATTTGTACACCAAATCTAGGTTGAGTGCCATCGATACCGTTCACACACCATTGACCATAAAAAGCGATAATGGTTTGTATCTTAGTTTCCATGAAGCCAACCTAAAAGAATACGCCAGTTACACGGTGGCACATAAGAGCGGTACCGATTTTGATTTGGATTTAATGCCCTGGAGCAATGGCGATAAAGTAAAGACCGACGGTAGTTTTACAACCCCATGGCGAACCATCCAGATTGCCGAAAAACCAGGCGATTTAATAGAATCGTATTTGGTATTAAACCTTAACGACCCCAATAAAATAGAAGACACCAGTTGGATTGAAACCTATAAATATCTCGGTATTTGGTGGGGGATGCATATTTCAAAATATACGTTTTGGGAAGGTCCAGAACATGGTGCCAGCACTAAAATTTCTAAAGAATATATTGATGCCTGTAAAAAATTAGGCGTTCACCATTTGTTGATTGAAGGCTGGAATAAAGGCTGGACACCGGCTTGGTACGAAAATAAAATGCATGAGTTTAGTTTTACCGAAGCCACGGACGATTTCGACTTAAAGGAAGTGACCGATTACGCCAAAGAAAACGGAGTGAAAATTATTGGTTACCACGAAACAGGTTCAAATATTATTAATTACAGAAAACAAATTGATGCAGGAATGAAACTGTATCAGAATATGGGCATCAATGATATTAAAATCGGGCAAGTGGGTGATATGTTAAACATGACCGAATGGCACGGCAGTCAATTTGGGGTTCAGTATTATCGCGAAGTTTTGGAAAAAGCGGCGAAATACAAGTTAACAGTCAATTTCCACGAACCCATTAAAGATACGGGCGAGCGCAGAACCTATCCAAACATGATGGCGCGCGAAGGGGCTCGCGGACAGGAGTATAATGCTTGGAGCGAGGGCAACCCGCCAAACCATACAACCACATTACCGTTTACAAGAATGTTGTCAGGCCCCATGGATTTTACACCAGGAGTAATTGATGTTTTGGAAACCAAAGGATTCAATAACCGTCGCGTTCATACTACTGCAGCAAAGCAATTGGCATTGTATGTAACCTTGTTTTCGCCGATTCAAATGTTGGCCGATTTACCTGAAAATTATATCGGTAAACCTGAATTTCAGTTTTTGGCCGATGTGCCAACCAATTGGGAAGAGACTAAAGTATTGAATGCTGAAATTGGAGAATACATTACCACCGTTCGTAAAGATTTAAAATCAGACGATTGGTATTTGGGTAGTATGACAAATGAAGTTGCTAGGGATTTAGAAATCGACCTTTCGTTTTTAGGAGAAGGCACTTTCGAAGCCCAAATCTATGCCGATGCCGAGGGTACCGATTTAAACAACAATCCTTCAAAAGTAGCTATTTCAAAGAAAGAAGTAACGGCTTCAGATAAAATGACCTTAAACTTACCATCGGGTGGCGGAACAGCCATTCGGTTTGCAAAAAAATAA
- a CDS encoding cellulase family glycosylhydrolase: MKPINSKTILAMLFLFVQTGIYSCSSDDSGSEPREEEEEIAKTLTADKSAIEFNNTESTVDVTITTNVDAWVVSSSGADWLTLGETSGTSGTTRVSITAEENTSINARTSTITINANGVNAVKIPVTQAGVSSSNGIYPDYNLNPLPADRSGMSNTAAEIASRISLGWNIGNTLEATGGETAWGNPKVTKELVDFVKASGFDAIRIPCAWDQYLEDTDSAKLKESWLNRVKEVVQYCVDNNMYAILNIHWDGGWLENNVNEASKEQVNAKQKAYWEQIATHLRDFDEHLLFASANEPHVETQAEMDVLNSYHQTFIDAVRATGGKNAYRTLVIQGPTTDIIKTNELMNSLPVDTVENRIMVEVHYYTPWQFSGLTEDATWGKMFYYWGNGYHTDTDTQRNANWGEEADLQNYFALMKTQFVDEGIPVVLGEFGAIRRTNLSGDALQLHLDSRAHYIKTVVEQAKINGLLPFYWDEGSIGMHGFGIFNRSNNTVFDTQVLNALLQGLN, from the coding sequence ATGAAACCAATAAATAGTAAAACCATATTGGCCATGTTGTTCCTTTTTGTTCAAACGGGCATATATTCATGCAGTTCAGATGATTCCGGTAGTGAACCCCGAGAAGAGGAAGAAGAAATTGCTAAAACATTAACCGCAGATAAATCAGCTATAGAATTTAACAATACAGAAAGTACCGTTGATGTTACGATAACAACAAACGTTGATGCTTGGGTGGTGAGTAGTTCTGGCGCAGATTGGTTAACCTTAGGTGAAACGTCTGGTACATCGGGCACTACTAGAGTTTCGATTACGGCCGAAGAAAATACCAGTATCAACGCGAGAACGTCAACTATAACCATTAATGCCAACGGCGTAAACGCTGTGAAAATTCCAGTAACACAAGCAGGAGTCAGTTCTTCCAATGGTATTTATCCAGATTATAACCTGAATCCGCTTCCGGCAGATAGGTCGGGTATGAGCAATACAGCCGCTGAAATTGCTTCAAGAATTTCGTTAGGTTGGAATATTGGTAACACTTTAGAAGCCACTGGTGGGGAAACGGCCTGGGGCAATCCAAAAGTAACGAAAGAGCTGGTTGATTTTGTAAAAGCTAGTGGTTTTGATGCGATTCGCATTCCTTGTGCTTGGGACCAATATTTGGAAGATACCGATAGTGCCAAACTCAAAGAAAGCTGGTTGAACCGTGTAAAGGAAGTGGTTCAATACTGTGTGGATAATAACATGTACGCTATTCTCAATATCCATTGGGATGGTGGTTGGTTGGAAAATAACGTAAACGAAGCCAGCAAAGAACAGGTTAACGCCAAACAAAAAGCCTATTGGGAACAAATAGCCACACATTTACGCGATTTTGATGAGCATTTATTGTTTGCCAGTGCCAATGAGCCCCACGTGGAAACCCAAGCTGAAATGGATGTTTTAAATTCATATCATCAAACATTTATTGATGCCGTGAGAGCTACAGGCGGTAAAAACGCATACCGAACTTTGGTGATTCAAGGACCCACGACCGATATTATAAAAACCAATGAATTAATGAATAGTTTGCCTGTTGATACCGTTGAAAACAGAATAATGGTAGAAGTACATTATTATACGCCTTGGCAATTTTCAGGGTTAACCGAAGATGCCACATGGGGTAAAATGTTCTACTATTGGGGCAACGGTTATCATACCGATACAGACACGCAACGTAATGCTAACTGGGGAGAAGAAGCAGATTTGCAGAACTATTTTGCATTGATGAAAACCCAGTTTGTAGACGAGGGAATTCCTGTGGTATTGGGTGAATTTGGCGCTATTAGACGTACTAACCTTTCTGGAGATGCTTTGCAATTACACTTAGATTCGAGGGCTCACTACATTAAAACTGTTGTTGAACAAGCCAAAATAAATGGCCTTCTTCCATTTTATTGGGATGAAGGAAGTATAGGCATGCATGGGTTTGGAATTTTTAACCGAAGTAACAATACCGTTTTTGACACACAAGTTTTGAATGCTTTATTGCAAGGATTAAATTAA
- a CDS encoding beta-galactosidase: MKNLFLGILSFFVMAFMVEAQEASKFFPKENLMSIGIYYYPEHWDKSEWERDIKNISELGFEFIHLAEFAWINIEPQESVYNFGWLDEVIGLAEKYNLKVILGTPTAIAPVWMGVKYPEVYVMNSSYIRAEHGTRAQQSLSNPVWRGFSKNIITKLGERYGNNATVIGWQLDNEPEAKEDYSLSSQLAFQKWLKEKYETVKSLNHAWGTAFWSQTYSGFNQIKIPNTNLVGWWGINPHALLDFKRYSADKQANFLDFQAETLRPLISKKQYITTNYTATTYGADPRRTEKLDFNAFTSYPNKGQTNIGKNGFRLGDPKELSFALSFFNPTNHTSGVMELQPGFVNWGNINPLLQPGTLRMWLYHCFGGDLSFACSYRYRQINYSAEQYHGGITTLDGVTLSQGGKDYKQVISEMKLLRKAYNPKAVMPEVLKKRKTALLWNYDNRWSMDRQPQTSQWNTMGFFQKYLEISKSFGAPTDVIYEADNLNNYNVVIAPAYELVDNALISKWTDYVKQGGNLVLTLRTGVKDRNGHLFRSAYGGKIYPLIDAEIKYFDHLLPQTKGTIESSKNTYFWNNWADLIEANNSQNVLATYTNQFYAGKAAVVTNKIGKGTVTYIGVDTDDAKLEKDILKSVYGNANISTENYPQGVYVQWRDGFWVAVNYSSEDYRIEIPENSKILIGTAIVKSGGVTVWIEK; this comes from the coding sequence ATGAAGAATCTTTTCCTTGGTATACTTTCGTTTTTCGTTATGGCTTTTATGGTTGAAGCTCAGGAGGCATCCAAGTTTTTTCCAAAGGAAAATTTAATGTCTATTGGCATTTATTATTACCCCGAACATTGGGATAAAAGTGAATGGGAGCGTGACATTAAAAATATTTCAGAGTTGGGATTTGAGTTTATCCATTTGGCAGAGTTTGCATGGATAAATATAGAACCGCAAGAAAGTGTATATAATTTTGGCTGGCTGGATGAGGTTATTGGTTTAGCTGAAAAATATAATTTGAAAGTTATTTTAGGAACGCCCACAGCTATTGCTCCTGTTTGGATGGGGGTAAAGTATCCTGAGGTTTATGTGATGAATTCTAGTTACATTCGTGCCGAGCATGGCACAAGAGCACAACAATCACTAAGCAATCCGGTTTGGAGAGGATTTTCAAAAAATATCATTACAAAATTAGGCGAGCGCTACGGAAACAATGCAACTGTTATTGGTTGGCAGTTGGATAACGAACCCGAAGCTAAGGAAGATTATAGTCTGTCTTCACAATTAGCTTTTCAAAAGTGGTTGAAGGAAAAATACGAAACTGTTAAAAGTTTGAATCACGCTTGGGGCACAGCGTTTTGGAGTCAGACCTATTCCGGTTTTAATCAAATTAAAATTCCTAATACAAATCTCGTTGGCTGGTGGGGCATCAATCCACATGCTTTGTTGGATTTTAAACGGTATTCAGCCGATAAACAAGCCAATTTTTTAGATTTTCAGGCTGAAACCCTTCGGCCTTTAATTTCAAAAAAACAGTACATAACCACCAACTATACGGCTACAACCTACGGAGCGGATCCAAGACGAACTGAAAAATTAGATTTCAATGCGTTTACCTCTTATCCCAATAAAGGTCAGACCAACATTGGTAAAAATGGTTTTAGACTGGGCGACCCAAAAGAATTATCGTTTGCGTTGAGTTTTTTCAACCCAACAAACCATACTTCTGGTGTCATGGAGTTGCAGCCCGGCTTTGTTAACTGGGGAAACATCAATCCGCTACTTCAACCGGGTACGCTGCGTATGTGGTTGTATCATTGTTTTGGTGGTGATTTGTCGTTTGCCTGTTCGTATAGATACCGTCAAATAAATTATAGTGCAGAACAATACCACGGCGGAATTACAACTTTAGACGGCGTTACGCTTTCGCAAGGAGGAAAAGATTATAAACAGGTGATTAGTGAAATGAAATTACTAAGAAAAGCCTACAACCCTAAAGCTGTAATGCCTGAAGTTTTAAAGAAACGAAAAACAGCATTATTGTGGAACTACGATAACCGGTGGAGTATGGATAGGCAACCGCAAACGAGTCAATGGAACACAATGGGCTTTTTTCAGAAGTATTTGGAAATTTCAAAATCCTTTGGAGCGCCAACTGATGTGATTTACGAAGCCGATAATTTGAATAATTATAATGTGGTGATTGCACCAGCTTATGAGTTGGTTGATAATGCTTTAATTTCAAAATGGACAGATTATGTTAAACAAGGAGGTAATTTGGTTTTAACCCTTAGAACAGGAGTAAAGGATAGAAACGGACATTTATTTCGTTCGGCCTACGGTGGTAAAATATATCCGCTTATCGATGCAGAAATTAAGTATTTTGACCATTTATTACCACAAACAAAAGGTACCATTGAGAGTTCGAAAAATACTTATTTTTGGAATAATTGGGCCGATTTAATTGAGGCGAATAATTCACAAAACGTTTTGGCAACATATACCAATCAATTCTATGCTGGAAAAGCGGCTGTAGTAACTAATAAAATAGGGAAAGGTACTGTAACCTACATTGGCGTGGATACCGATGATGCTAAATTGGAAAAGGATATTCTAAAATCGGTTTATGGCAACGCTAATATTTCAACCGAAAATTATCCCCAAGGTGTTTATGTGCAATGGCGTGATGGCTTTTGGGTAGCCGTTAATTATTCGTCAGAAGATTATCGAATAGAAATTCCAGAAAATTCAAAAATATTAATAGGTACTGCTATTGTTAAATCTGGTGGTGTAACCGTTTGGATCGAAAAATAA
- a CDS encoding alpha-L-fucosidase, translated as MKKTIYLLSFMLLASVGCKKPKEKQPEKVIPKYEATWESLEKHDEAAEWFKDAKFGIYAHWGVMSVPAFANDWYARNMHIEGSGEHRHHVETYGNPSEFGYHDFVPMFKAEHFNADEWAGLFEKSGAKFAGLVAEHHDGWSNWGSKINPWNALDMGPKRDVYGELAKAIHKRNMKLVASFHIARNHQIFKEQPKKWLNDTSYFPYNPKMATSSEDPKLAKMYGNISKEKFSKDWLGQLKEVIDNYSPDLIYFDSQTQKIPESYRKVFAAYFFNDALAKNKEVVFTHKEGEFPKSVSLEDFEKGRMNRITEEFWLTDETVSVGSWSYTKNLGLKTPAEIIHVLVDVVSKNGALMLNVSPKANGIIPQDQQDILLEVGEWLNVNGEAIYGSRPWAVFGEGPTKQEKSGMFLDKITYTPQDVRYTKKGAVIYATVLGWPGNEVEIILNSFTEEVLGEDMPDIKNLSILGYNGNIEFSQTKAGLKFITPAKEIDKKAFVIKIETN; from the coding sequence ATGAAAAAAACAATATACTTGCTAAGCTTTATGTTATTGGCTTCGGTGGGTTGCAAGAAACCAAAAGAAAAGCAACCTGAAAAAGTTATTCCGAAATATGAAGCCACTTGGGAGTCTCTTGAAAAACATGATGAAGCAGCAGAGTGGTTTAAAGATGCTAAATTCGGAATTTACGCCCATTGGGGCGTGATGTCGGTACCCGCATTTGCCAACGATTGGTATGCCCGAAATATGCATATTGAAGGGAGTGGTGAACATAGGCATCATGTTGAAACCTATGGTAATCCTTCAGAGTTTGGATATCACGATTTTGTGCCTATGTTTAAAGCTGAGCATTTTAATGCGGATGAATGGGCAGGTTTATTTGAAAAATCGGGAGCTAAGTTTGCGGGTTTGGTGGCCGAACATCACGATGGTTGGTCCAATTGGGGCAGTAAAATAAATCCTTGGAACGCCCTTGATATGGGGCCAAAACGCGATGTTTATGGTGAACTAGCCAAAGCTATCCACAAAAGAAATATGAAATTGGTGGCTTCATTTCATATAGCCAGAAACCATCAAATATTTAAAGAGCAACCCAAGAAATGGTTAAATGATACTTCATATTTTCCGTATAATCCCAAAATGGCGACGTCTTCTGAAGATCCAAAATTAGCAAAAATGTATGGTAACATTTCTAAAGAAAAATTCAGTAAAGATTGGTTAGGCCAACTAAAGGAGGTGATTGATAATTATAGTCCAGATTTAATTTATTTTGATAGCCAAACCCAAAAAATTCCTGAGTCATATCGAAAAGTATTTGCGGCCTACTTTTTTAATGATGCCTTAGCTAAAAATAAAGAAGTGGTGTTCACCCATAAAGAGGGTGAGTTTCCAAAATCTGTTAGTTTAGAAGATTTTGAAAAGGGCAGAATGAATAGAATTACAGAGGAATTTTGGCTTACAGACGAAACTGTCTCGGTTGGAAGCTGGAGCTATACCAAAAATTTAGGCTTAAAGACTCCAGCAGAAATTATTCATGTTCTAGTTGATGTGGTGAGTAAAAATGGGGCTTTGATGCTTAATGTTTCTCCTAAAGCTAATGGCATAATACCGCAAGACCAACAGGATATTTTACTTGAAGTAGGCGAGTGGCTAAACGTTAACGGCGAAGCCATTTATGGATCGCGTCCGTGGGCAGTATTTGGTGAAGGCCCAACCAAACAAGAAAAATCGGGAATGTTTTTAGATAAAATAACTTATACCCCACAAGATGTACGTTATACCAAAAAAGGCGCTGTTATTTATGCCACCGTTTTAGGCTGGCCTGGAAATGAAGTGGAAATTATTTTAAACTCTTTTACAGAGGAAGTCTTGGGTGAAGACATGCCAGATATTAAAAATCTTTCAATTTTGGGCTATAATGGAAATATCGAATTTAGCCAGACCAAAGCAGGCTTGAAATTTATAACTCCAGCTAAAGAAATTGATAAGAAAGCATTTGTCATTAAAATTGAAACCAATTAA
- a CDS encoding glycoside hydrolase family 3 C-terminal domain-containing protein: MKIKLIYALTFMAALQFTSCNDNKEPKLVSEEINSNAYSGNPINHEYDAKIGSLIAQMTIEEKSGMLHGNSMFATKAVERLGIPELTMADGPLGVREEISRDSWAAAGWDNDFATYYPAGGGLAATWNTELAYLFGTSVGEEAIARDKDVLLSPAINIIRTPLGGRTYEYFTEDPFLNKKITVPFIVGVQENDVAVCVKHYAANNQETNRDFVDVQIDERALREIYLPAFKAAVTEANAYSFMGAYNKFRGKYLCENKYMLTDVLRGEWGFEGIVISDWAAVHDTKKSIESGLDVEMGTPKPFSEFFYADALIEKVKAGEIAEADVDKAVKRVLQLMFTLKSIDDKGRAKGSINTEDHFQDAYKIAAESIVLLKNEKGQLPLNTESIKSIAVIGNNAKKKNALGGFGAGVKTKREVTPLEGLQNRLPESVKINYAEGYLERYANNEKAKFGDITLNGPVTIDKLEPEMLKEAIEAAKNSDVAIVFAGSNRDYETEASDRASLKLPFGQEELIEKVLQVNPNTIVVVIAGAPFNIENISNKSSALIWSWFNGSEGGNALADVILGTVNPSGKLPWTMPKKLEDSPAHATHSFPGDKSVYYTEGILVGYRWFDTKNVEPLYPFGYGLAYTNFEFSDLKTDKENYGQDETIEVSFTIKNTGAVDGKEVAQLYVSDPESYVEKAAKELKGFKKVDVKSGDSKQISIQLPVKELAYYNEVKKKWLVEPGIYNLKLGNSSRNILAEVSFHVN, translated from the coding sequence ATGAAAATCAAACTGATATACGCGCTAACTTTTATGGCTGCATTGCAATTTACATCCTGTAATGATAATAAAGAGCCAAAATTAGTTTCAGAAGAAATAAATTCAAATGCATACAGCGGAAATCCAATAAACCATGAATATGATGCTAAAATAGGTAGCTTGATTGCCCAAATGACCATAGAGGAAAAATCAGGTATGCTTCATGGTAACAGTATGTTTGCCACAAAAGCAGTGGAACGTTTAGGTATTCCGGAGCTTACAATGGCCGACGGCCCTTTGGGGGTTCGCGAAGAAATTTCAAGAGATTCTTGGGCGGCCGCAGGCTGGGACAACGATTTTGCTACCTATTATCCCGCAGGTGGTGGTTTAGCTGCTACTTGGAATACCGAACTGGCGTATCTGTTTGGAACCAGTGTGGGTGAAGAAGCCATTGCCCGTGATAAAGATGTGTTGCTATCGCCGGCCATCAATATCATCCGTACACCGTTGGGAGGTAGAACTTACGAGTATTTTACCGAAGACCCTTTTTTGAATAAAAAAATAACCGTGCCATTTATTGTGGGCGTTCAGGAAAACGATGTGGCCGTTTGTGTAAAGCATTATGCGGCCAATAACCAAGAAACCAACCGCGATTTTGTGGATGTTCAAATTGATGAGCGTGCGCTTCGTGAAATTTATCTTCCTGCATTTAAGGCAGCGGTAACCGAGGCTAATGCTTATAGTTTTATGGGTGCTTACAATAAATTTAGAGGCAAATATTTATGTGAAAACAAATATATGCTCACCGATGTTTTGAGGGGCGAATGGGGGTTTGAAGGTATTGTTATTTCAGATTGGGCAGCCGTTCATGACACCAAAAAATCTATCGAGAGTGGTTTGGATGTTGAAATGGGAACGCCAAAACCCTTCAGCGAATTCTTTTATGCTGATGCGTTGATTGAAAAGGTAAAAGCCGGTGAAATTGCTGAGGCTGATGTCGATAAAGCTGTAAAACGTGTATTGCAGCTTATGTTTACCTTAAAAAGTATCGACGACAAAGGTCGTGCCAAAGGAAGCATCAATACTGAAGACCATTTTCAGGATGCTTATAAAATAGCGGCAGAATCAATTGTTCTTCTTAAAAATGAAAAAGGGCAGTTGCCATTAAATACCGAAAGCATAAAAAGTATTGCTGTAATAGGAAACAATGCCAAAAAGAAAAATGCTTTGGGCGGTTTTGGTGCGGGTGTAAAAACCAAGCGCGAAGTAACACCATTGGAAGGTTTGCAAAACAGGCTTCCCGAATCGGTTAAAATAAATTATGCCGAAGGCTATTTGGAGCGTTATGCCAATAACGAAAAAGCCAAGTTTGGCGATATTACGCTTAATGGCCCTGTAACTATCGACAAACTGGAACCCGAAATGCTCAAGGAAGCAATCGAGGCAGCTAAAAATTCTGATGTGGCCATTGTGTTTGCAGGTTCTAATAGAGATTACGAAACTGAAGCTTCCGATAGGGCGAGCTTAAAATTGCCTTTTGGTCAGGAAGAATTGATTGAAAAGGTATTACAGGTCAACCCAAATACCATTGTGGTGGTGATTGCCGGAGCACCTTTCAATATTGAAAATATCAGTAACAAATCATCGGCATTGATTTGGAGCTGGTTCAATGGTTCGGAAGGTGGAAATGCCTTGGCCGATGTCATTTTAGGTACAGTTAACCCGTCCGGAAAACTGCCCTGGACCATGCCTAAAAAACTTGAGGACTCTCCCGCACATGCTACGCACAGTTTCCCAGGCGACAAATCGGTATATTACACAGAGGGTATATTGGTAGGCTACCGTTGGTTCGATACCAAAAATGTAGAGCCGCTTTATCCGTTTGGTTACGGATTGGCGTACACCAACTTTGAATTTTCTGATCTAAAAACCGATAAAGAAAATTACGGTCAAGACGAAACCATTGAAGTATCGTTTACCATTAAAAATACAGGTGCTGTTGATGGAAAAGAAGTGGCACAGCTTTATGTTTCCGATCCCGAATCGTATGTTGAAAAAGCAGCCAAAGAATTAAAAGGCTTCAAAAAGGTTGATGTTAAAAGTGGCGATTCAAAACAGATTAGTATCCAATTGCCAGTTAAAGAATTGGCTTATTATAATGAAGTAAAAAAGAAGTGGTTGGTAGAACCGGGTATTTACAATTTAAAACTTGGTAATTCTTCTAGAAATATTCTGGCCGAAGTCTCTTTTCACGTTAATTAA